In the genome of Impatiens glandulifera chromosome 6, dImpGla2.1, whole genome shotgun sequence, the window CTCGGGCAATCTAGGGGTGCTTCGTTTAGGTATTAGTAATGAGGGAGCTTCCAGAATCTGCAAAAGATGCAATTTAAAAGATCTTACTCAAATACCCTCATTTTAGAGTACTCATTCATTCCTAAAGTCACCAATTACTAGAACATACTTTTTTGTTCAATGGACGAGCTTTGAATCTTCGGAGATTTGGTGCTGCACAATCGGGTTGTGGAGCATCTTTCGGCCTgccatttataaaattgttaattgaTCTCATTGATCAACCCTCCTAAGTATCATCCATCTCctttaaatataacataaagAAAACATACATTCTCCTGTGAGCCCTTTGTGTTGTTGCTAGTTCTGGCTCCCTAGGAATGGTGATCTTTATCTTCGCTGGTGTAGAGTTTTCAATAATCATTTCCTCCTATTCATCGCAAGAACTATAGGTGTGAACAACCATTCCATCTCATTGTGGTATATCAATTCCAAGATCAAGTTCAATAGGAAAATACCTTTTTAGTAGTCACCTTATGGATCAATACATTTTGTTGCTTTGTACCGCCATCCTGTCATGGAAAAAAAAAGACTAGACTTTAAATTCTTGCTGGATATATGAAACGTCTCGTATATCCGCGTAACTCATACAAACATATACAATGATTAATTTCTTCTTGACGTGCTTTccatattatgaataaaattacaCATACATCTTGGCATAAAATGGggaaaaataatatgaaaatgtgTCTTTACCTTAAGCAAGAGACCTCTCTCGAGTTTTTGTCTCTTAGCAGCTTGCACCTCAATGCCAAAAGGATTGATCCCGGGTTTTTGGCTGTCCTTATTTACAAACTTCGAAAACCTAAAATGGAAATTGTATTGTTCAAAATGAGAAGTTATATTATACTGAATTATAACAAGAAAACATGAAGAATCACATCAGATGAAATTTAAGAGTGAAGATCATAAACCCTAAAGTATATTTTACTTAGGAAAAGCATGAATACGTAAATGACCTAGGATCACCAATTTGATGCGGCCGATTTTGCTTGGCTAACTGACTAGCAGTAGGTTTCATCAGAGTTGATACCCTTGGAAATGATGGTTTCGCAATAGACTTGCTCTTATCTTTGGTTAATTGATTAGGAAATGTCAAGCCTAGAGAAGTAAACAAAAAGAAAGTGTAAGATACAACATTACCAAACAAAAGTAATCCAAGACCAGATTTACAACTCATAGAAATATCCAAGAATCAATGATATTACTTGTGGGCAAATGTTGGAGCTTGACACCTttcaaattgtttaaaatttctCCCTTCATAACTCTACAATCTGTAAGATGAATACAAATTATGAAATTGGAACAACAGCTTGAACAATCAAGAAAACTATTGATTAGATTCTTGGATCTCTTTCACATAATAAAGGATCTTGAAGAACAAAGATTAATATTCTACCTTTGATCTCAGGCTCATTAGATTGATTTCCTTCCAAACTCATGTTCTCATCTCCATTAGATCTTGGAGGAatatccatttgttgaagaagATTGTCCTCTCTCAGAATTAACTTTGTCACAAAAGCTGAAAAAAAGGATTATCCAAAGAAGAAATGAAAGTTTAATACATTATACAGTACGGCATATCTAATAGCAAATTCATACATGGTCCCTCCATAATAACACTCAAAATTTGGTCCCTCCATAGATTGTTTAAAACAAGATTTCTGAAACTCTGACGCAAAAGTTAATGCATATTATCAAAGAACATGAAACGGAAATGAAGCAGATACAGTTTCTTGTAAAAGTTCACAATCATTTCTACTGTTATCTTATGATAATAGAATACAAAACATGAATCATTCGATAAACTTTAAAGAAATCATATGAAAACCTAACGTACGTGAAGGAGAATAGCTTCCAGCAGATTCAAACCAAATGTCAGAATGAAATGTTTCTTCCGAAATCTTAGTGAAATCGAAATATCGAGCGGCGTCAAACTCGTAATCCAGGTCAATCTCGATCGCCGTGAAAATAAGCTCGCCGGAATCCTCCATTAGTTCATCCATCTTTTCACTATTCCGTCAGTAAATAAGAAGCAAATGTCATCCGAGTTTATATCTCTCCTCCTTTGGAATCGCCGTTTTGATCTTCTCAAGCTCGGATACGAGCGACGGCGACGGCAACGGCGACGGAGGCGGCGGCGCCGGCGACGAAATCCTGAAAAAAGGAGCTGTCTGTACAACCGGATACAAAGAGTATTTATATGCtcatatagagagagagagtcatGAACCGGAGCGTTGATAGAAAGGGttcgaaaatttgaaaataaaccGGGTTTAAACCGTACGAAACTGACGTATCATTGAGCTTGAATAGACCATTCTAGCCCTGATATTTGTCTTAAATGACTGTTAATGACAGTAGATAGTTATGAAGTTTGAATTTTGGTGGAGGACAACTAGGTAATTTTGAATGAGAGGTTTCTATTTAATCGGGTTCTGAACTTTTGTTGTTATTGTTCTTGTGATTCGGGATGCGTGAACCCGGTCTAAGGTGAATTGTGAAATTTCGGCGGGGTTTCGAGTTTTAACCCTTGGGATGTTTGGAAATTGCGTTATTGCCATTAACGGTATTATCCCGTTTGTCTGCTTCTTAATTCTCACCATAGCGTTGAAATATGTTCATGGGCTCAATCTCCAACCAATATTCAAATTTTGGCATAAGCCCATGTTTTTAAGccacttttttcttttctttttaataaaatttattttttttaaataataaaaaaaataagaaagaatttaaaataatttagtttaaagtTAATCATTTCCGTGAATTCTTCAAATTTGATGACCCGCTTTTAACATATGTTTCATTTCTTGGAATTGGTTGGAATTCGTCTCTATATATGAATAAGTGCATGGTCATCTGAAACGATCACATGCTAAAGTTggtcatcatttttttttctaaatttaaataatattttagcgTTTTTTTCGATTTATCAGTGATAGACAATTGTGTCAAAATAACATTTGACAGCGGGAAAGTACCACATTTGACATTTTCAAGAATTGATTCCTAAATGTGATGAGAGTCACTCGAGAAGTTTTATAGATTTgcggttttaaaaaaatcttccaAAATGTACTCACTTAAGGGCATCTTTACAAAATATGGATAATTTACTCATCTCATTTAAGTTGGTATTTGAAAAAATCATAAACTTGATAATTAGGTTTTGTCATGAGTATTTCTCGAAAAGCAAATCAAAGGATAAACTAGTATCGGACAATAATTTTGGGAGACCAAACCTAATGAGACTAGTCAAAAGTTTGTCTTGGTGCGGATGTTAGGAATTGAACTTGTCATTGTTTTCAATAGTTCATTGGCTTCTAAAATACATTTCAAATTAGAGTTTTATTCACAAACTAGTTTGTGATATCCTAAACCGTGACAATAAGGCAGTCTCACATGATTCTCACCGTTCAAACTCATTTATGAAGAAGATACTCAAATTCATTTATCAAGTAGTTTTATGTTCGATTGTTGGATAATTTAGGGGAAAAAATGTTTACTAAAAAAAAGTGAGTTTTAAGTTGGttgaattgtaatatttttatatttaaatttataaaaatataataaatatattttatttaataattaaattatttaaatatgaatcataaataaattgttcataCTTATTTTCACTTAATCTTAAAGTTAGAGCGATGATCATAAATGTGAGATCATTCTAATTTTAtacattacaaaaataaataaatcaataaaagggTTGTGATACAtgtattttgataaaattaaaactaacaacataacaaaactaaataaatcATGATTTTTAACACAAAGATGAGACTCAATCAAAGTAAATGTACCATTAATAGAATACAAATAAAACACTAATAAcacaataaagaaaataaagaaaaaggaataTTGTCctcaatataaacaatattCTTGTATACTGATATTACTGTCTAATGTCATTGATATGGCTTTATCAATTAAAAAGACAATTTCATTGTCACGTGAAAGTCCACCATTAAtgaatatacataataataataataataataataataataataaatcaaatacccaaataatttaatagtagTTGGTTGCATTTACTATattccattaatgaatttgTTGCCCCCATGATATTGATTGTAGTCATTAATAATGtactttaattcaaataagtttgtctattttattagaaatcatAAGTTGAAttagtattaatttaaaaaatattgagaaaatctccaaatatattatattatgagatTAATGTAATATCTTagcaatattttgtttaaaataattagtatatatcttgtaatataataaattattaaaaatattaaatttaatatattactataagagttatttattagtatagacaaaataatatgttttcaattagttgaataataatattatttttaatttataaatttcatttttctattataataCTTGTTAgctctattattttttttataatattattttagttaaatattattaaaaataaataatattttgaatgagtGTAAgatcattaaattttaataggcttatttaaataacacaatTTAAAAGTCAtgattatatttctttttcatctattatattatttaatttattaattaaaatattaaaatgttttctgtttaaataattattttttaacttattattatattaatatttaaaagtctctttacaaaataaataaataaataataattttctctcaaaatcaataaatattaatttttcttttttagaaaaCTCTAATCCGAACATACCTATAATGTGAAATTGAGttttcatattttgaaaaataaatatatttttttattataaaatagtttgatccatatttatattcatataagAATATCTATTATGAAACAACTGTAATTTGAGTAAAATTTAGAAATTGAGTTTAAACCattacatattattaaatttgttactatataattaaactattgctaaaaacattattttgtagTTATTTTAATAggaaaagttatatttattttttatttttaaacccatATCCAACATTGAATTGAATGGATGTGAAGTTTATCAAATTgaacattatttataaataataataataataattttaaaatatatttaatatgaagaGGAGAGAGAAGGAGAGATGTAAATGATGGAAagagagagaataaaaataacccaaaaaaggaaaaaaagaaaaagacagAACCAGACAAACTAACAAAGCTGAACCGGGTCACAAATAAGGCTGCATCCTCTGACCTGAACCGCCGGGTGGGTTTCCTCGGATACCTTTGCTGACCGGCTCTCTCTTccatgtaatttttattttagtttaattttaattttaaattatcatgaCGTCTCAATCTCATGCCTTTAGtgatttttcttattattattattccagAAAAATAATAACCctatctttttttcatttaactcaATTTCATCTCTAActaaattagtttataaaaaatgattaatatttatttatattaaaaacattaatttttaatgagtatataattttttttaataaagctAACattatcctaattaattaaataaaactctttatattttaaataattatttaatttataaaagagattaaattatattttaatataaatacaaatcaACAAACCTTGCTTTAAAACGGTAAGAAGGTGAGCATTGTTTTTCCATAGATAATAAGAAAGTTATATGAATTCACTTAAAATCTcgaatttattcataattattcaAGAGGAGGGTTAACAAGTAtgatgttatttaaatttttaaataaataatttattacaattttaaattcacGAGAAGacgattttatatttttttacgttaaaaagtaaatttatatttataaattaaaaaagttattatttattcaaataaataaattaatataattaattttgtaaataaattttgtatagtattatttaattaattttatatttaaatatatatatatatatatttaaatgtttaatgtataaaatatttaattatataaataataataataatatataactaataaattttCCTTTATAATTTcacataaattttcaattttatgagTATACatgttaaattgtttttaaagtAATAACAAAGAATTTTAACAAGGACAAATATGAATACTTATGAGACCCAATAGTGTATGGGCCAAGGCCCACATTCATGACTAACttttaattgaattttgttttaaatggtgattatttaaaacttattaatgatttaagtcttatcaataaactaaataaatcttaactttatatatatatatatatattttttttttgtgtgtattttaaaactacCTCAGATTTATAGaacctaactttttttttttaataagactTATAAATTGAAACTATAACtacattaatgtttttttttatcacacacccatttattataaatatattgctAAAAGCTTTTCCttcgatttaatttttattattatgtatttatcatactaaatttcaatataattaaaccattctctttaaaaaataaaaatgtcacaATTTAGGTTTTTTTATAGCCCCACAAGCAATAAACACAAAATTGTTTGAATTTCTCAAAAGTCCATATCAATAGTCACTTAAAACAAATTTCATATCCAAATCTATGTCCCTACAAATTGTGGTGATATATGACATTGACTTATGTATGTGaatgtttttattcatatttcaCAAACAAGttcttcaatatatatatttgaataaacgTCTCTATAGGAATTAAATCCTTCTACACTATTCTAGTTTAGAACTAACTTTCACGTCGTctcaatttaaattatgtttatatgatTTTGTCCCATAGTTTGGTAGGTCTATTTAATTTGGTTTCAAGTTAGGTTGCTCGTGATCACATAAGAATATGTtcttaatgttataattttgaTTGGTTCTAAGTCATTATTGATATACAATcaacttaaatttgaatttgtttattatttctaagttataaataatcaaCTTTATTGTTTAAGATTTAATCTatccaataaattattttcttaaaggttgaaataaatgaaaaggaccATATTGTCCCCCAACTCAAGGCATGATTCCAAAGGAAGCCATCTCCATTCC includes:
- the LOC124941664 gene encoding protein TPX2-like, which translates into the protein MDELMEDSGELIFTAIEIDLDYEFDAARYFDFTKISEETFHSDIWFESAGSYSPSPFVTKLILREDNLLQQMDIPPRSNGDENMSLEGNQSNEPEIKDCRVMKGEILNNLKGVKLQHLPTSNIIDSWIFL